Within Labilithrix sp., the genomic segment CGGAGGCGAACTGGAAGGGCCCGATCCTCCTCGACGCCCCCGCGCGCCGGCTCTTCCGCGCGACGACGTTCATCGGCCAGAAGCGCGCGGCGGTGCTGAGCGACTACCTCTATCGCGGGATGGTCGTCACCCCGTACGTCGTCGACAACTTCATCGCCGCGCTCGGCGTGCACCAGAACGCCGACGTCGCGCTCCAGATGACGTTGATCGACATGCAGTCGCTCGGCCTCTCCGGCGTCATCACGCTCGGCCTCCAGCACATGATCGGACGGCAGCGCCCGTACGTCTCCGGCTGCAAGACGGCGGACGGGACCGACGACGCCGGCTTCAGCTACTGCGGCGGAGCCGACGACTTCAAGAGCTTCTGGAGCGGACACACCGCCGCGATGTTCACGATGGCGGGGCTCACCTGCGTGCACCACCAGCACCTGCCGCTCTACGGCGGCGGCGCGCCGGACGCGCTCGCGTGCGCGGTGATGACGGGCCTCGCCGGCGTCGGCAGCGTCATGCGCGTCGTCTCCGATCGTCACTGGCTGAGCGACGTGCTCTTCGGCGGCGCGCTCGGCATGTTCAACGGCTACGTCGTGCCGCTCCTCCTCCACTACGGCGTCGGCTGGAACCGCCCCGCGATCCCGACCACGCTGCAGACCTCGTTCGGTCGCGTCGTCCCGGTCCCGCAGGTCTACGAAGGCGGCGCCGGGCTCGGCTTCTCGGTCTTTTGATCGGGGTCCGAGCCGTGCTCCATCGCGCGCGCGAGATCGGCGAGGACCTCGCCCGCGGGCCGCACGCTCGGCAGCGGCTTCTCTTCGCCGAGCAGCGGCCAGAGCGCGTCGCGGAGCGGGGTCGGGAGCACGGTCTGGAGGTACTCGAGCGCGGTCCCGCGCGCGCGCGCGTCGCCCTGGTTCAGCGCGCGGAAGCAGATCTTCACCGCCGCGCTCCCGAGCAGGATCGCGAGCTCGTTGAAGAGGTGCTCGAGGCCGCGGCTCACGCGGTCGCGCGTGACGACGTCGAGCGGCGCGAGCGCCTCGCCTTCGAGCTCGTCGTCGCCGAGCGCGTCGACGTACTCCTGCTCGCGCGCGATCTCGTTCATGATCGTCTGCACGATGCGGTCGTGCGGGATCGTGAGGCCCTCCGCGCGCTCGAGCATGCGCATGAGCGCGCGGCCCGCGGCGTAGCGGACCTCGAAGCGCACGTCTTCGAGCGCGAGGAAGAGGCCGTCGGCCGCGCGCTGCGACGGGACCTCGGCGAGGATCGGCGGGACGCGGCGGCGGACGACGAAGTCCATCTCCGGATCGATCATCGCGTCGACGAGCTGCCCCGTGATCGGCGCGCCCATGCGCCGGAGCGCGTCCTTCGCGTCGCGATGCACCTCCGCGCGCGAGAGGAGCAAGATCGCCGGCCCCGCCGCGGCGCGATCGGAGCGCTCGAGCCTCCGCAGCGCGGCGCGCGCGCGCTCGACGTCGGCGCCGAAGAGGTCCGCCACCACCGCGACGAGCGCGGCCGGATCGGTGAGCGCGGCGTGGGCGAGCCCGCGGTCGTCGGGGCGCGGATCGATCGCCGCGACCCGGCCGAGGAGGACGTCGCGATCGCGCTCGGTCTCGGGCGGGACCGACGGCGGCGCGGCGTCGAGCTTCGCCGCCGCGTCGTCGCGCAAGCTCTGCTCGAGCGCGGCGACGTAGTTGCGGTGGAGGCGGCGCACGAGCGGCAGCGTCGCGAGCGCGGCGGCGACGGCGAGCCCGAGCAGGATCGCCTGCGACCGCGGGTGCGTCGGCGAGATGAAGTAGACCGCGCCCATCGTCACGAGCGCGCCGGCGATCGTGCCCGTGCGATCGAAGCCGACGTCGATGAGCGCCTTCGTCGCGCGTTTGTGGAGCTCGGGGATCGGCGTGTAGAGGAGCTCGTACGCCGAGCGGAAGAGCGTGTTGCGATGGATCATCTCCGCGCCGCGCAGGATCGCGGTGCTGACGAGGCCGGGGACGGCGAGCCCGAGCGCGCCGCCGAGCAGGACGACGCCGGGGAGGACGCCGAGGTGCACCGCGAGGTTCACCTTCTCCATCGCGACGCGCCCGAACACGACCTGGAGGACGAGCGAGAGCACGCTGACGCCGAGGCCGAAGAGCGAGAAGAACGCGAGCAGCGCCGGCCCACGACCGAGCTCGGCGACCGCCTGCACCCCGAGGACGTAGTCGAGGAGCGACGACAACGCGGCCCCCGCCCCGACGAGGAGCGCGAGGTTCCGCAGGAACGGCTCCTCCCAAACGAGCCGCATCGCCGCAACCCCCGGCGCCGGGGCCGGGGCCCCAGAAGCGGCCGCGAATGCGGGCGCGAAGCGCCCCGAGCGCTCCGCGCGAGGGCCGTGTCTGGGGTGGGGTGTCGGGGCGAAGCCCCGACGTTGACAGACAAGCACCGCGCCGAAGCAGAGGACGTTGATCCCGGCGAGGAAGAGGATCGCGCTCGGGACGCTCACGAGCGTCGACGCGCGCCACGCCGCGAGGCCGCCGAGGACGCCGCCGAGCGTGCCGCCGCCGGCGATGCGCGCCACCTCGCGCTTCGCGGCGTGCGGATCGAAGCGCTCGTTGATGAGCGACCAGAAGGTGGTGAGGATCACCGGCGCGACGACGGACACGTGGAGGTAGACCGCGATCGCGCCGGCGCGCGCCGACGCGGAGTAGAGGAGCCGCTCGAGCACGAGCCCCGCCGCGCTCCCGCCGAAGAGGAGCGGCAAGAGACGCCGCGGAGAGATCCGCGTCGTCACCACCGGCAGCGCCATCACCACGGCGAGCGAGAGCACCGACGCCGCCGCCATCGCGTGCGGCAGGTGATGGACCCTGTAGCTCGATAGGAAGAGCGCGTCGCGCACGGCCTTGCCGGCGACCTGCTGCGCGATCATGCCGGTCGACGCGACCGTCGCGGCGAACGTCCCGGGGGCGAACCCACGCAAGAGCAAGCCGGGGCTCGAGCTCGAGGACGATCGGTTGTCGCGGTCGTCCAAACGCGGGACCAAGTGCACGTATCTCACGGTGCAATGTCCGTGCACGCGCCCGATCTTCGCCGCGGTTGCGTGCCGCGATAGGCTGGGCGCCGTGAAGTCTGCGCTCCGGCTCGTCCTCCTCGCGCTCGCGAGCGGTTGCTGGGAGTCGGGCACCGAGGCGCCCCCGCTCCCCGCGATCGTCTCGCCGCTCGAGGACGCCGGCGGACGCTTCCGGCCCGACGCCGAGCCGGCGGACCTCGTCGTTACGCGACCGCTCCCGACCCTCGCCGCCTACGCCGAGGTCCCGCTCTCCGGCGCCTCGCAGACGATCGATCTCGTCGACGCGCTCGGGCGGGAGCCCACCCCCGGCGCCACGCTCGTCATGGTGGTCGTGAATCGAGAGGCCCCCCGCCCGCGCTCGATCATGCTCGGCGCGCGCGCGTTCAACGTCGACACCACCCTCGATTCGCGCCCCTCCTTCGCCGCCTCGGTCTGGTCGACGACGATCGCGGAGAGGAGCCCCTCCAACGTCGTCGTCAACTGGCCCCGCGAGCTCCAGCGCGGGTACCTCGTCGCGATGGAGTGGCTCGGTCTCGACCGGCTCCATCGCGCGGTCTCGCGTCGCTCGCAGACGGAAGGCGAGGGCCCGATCCGCACCGGCGACTACGCCAGCACCAAGCCGGGCACGTTGCTCCTCGCGATCGCGGTCGCGGCTCCGCTCATCGGCAGCGGCGCGACGACGTTCACGCAGATCGTTCGCGTGAACGACAGCGTCGCCGGCCTCGCGGTCGCGTCGACCATCGCCGACGGGCTCACGAGGTACGAAGAGACGTTCGTCACGTGGCCGGGCACGACGAGCTGGGGGACGATGCTCCTCGCTTACGACGCGCTCAGTCGGTGAGCGGCGGCGGCAGCGGCGGCGGGCAGCCGTTCGTCCTCCGATCGTGCGTGCGCGGACCGTCGAGGAGCGGGCACGCGTCCTCGTAGGCGCAGATCCCGTCCCCGTCCTTGTCGACGCAGACGTCGGGCGCGTACTCGAGCACCGCGAGCACGCGCATCTTCGCGCCGCCGTCGCCGTCCGTGATCCGTCCCCCGATCGCGCTACCGAGCTGGAAGTCGTCGCCGAGGCGAACGCGTCCGCCCATCATCGCCTCGATCGGGATCGCGCGCGCGGTGAGCGCGTCCGGTCCGGAGACCGTCGCCGCGCCGTGGAGCTCGGGGCCCATCACGAAGCGATCGTTGACCTTCACCCCCGCCGAGAACGCGGCCGCGATCTGATCGCCGAGCGCGCGGCCCTCCCAGACGCCGTCGAACGGACGCACGTGGTAGGCGAGCTTCACCGCCCACGCGAGCGCCTTCGCGTCGCCGGCGAGGAGGATCCGCGGCGCGATGCGGAAGGTGCCGTCGCTCGTGAAGAGCTCGCGTCGCCCGAGCGGCGCGAAGAGCGCGAGCCCGCCCGCGCAGCGGAGCGCGTCGCCGTACGTCCCCGCGAGTCGCACGTCGGCGTCGAGCCGCAAGTCACCCGGCGCCTGTCCTCGATCGGGCGCCGTCGCGCCCCTGTCGCCGTGCTGGTAGATCGTCAGCGGCGAGCTGACGCCGAGGCGCACGCGGCTCCGCACGACCACGCTCGCGCGCCCGTGCACGTCGATCCGATCGGTGATCACGCGGCGCGGGAGGCCGCCCTCCTCCGCGACGAGCGGCGCGTACGACCAATCGACGAGGAGCCCCACCTGCGGGCGGAGCTTGCCGCGGAGGTCGAGCGACTCGGTCGTGTACCAATCGCTCCCGGGCGAGGAGGGATCGAGCGGCGTGATCGCGTAGCCGCGGGATTGCGCGCTCGCGTCGCTCGCCGACAGGATCGTCACCGCGAGCGGCGCGAGGCCGCGGTAGAGCAGCCTCTTCATCGTGGCTGTCCGCGCTTATACCTTAGGCTCGTGCACCTCCGAACGTCGTTCGCGTGCGGCGCCGCGCTCGTCGCGCTCGCCGGCGCCGCGGACGCGCAGCCGCGACGGATCGAGCGCCTCGGCTACGACACGCGCGTCGACGTCGCGGTCACGGCGACGGGCTCGGCCTGGCTCGTCGCGGCGGAGCTGCTCAAGGCGGACCTCGTCCCCGAGAAGTGCCGCTGGTGTTATCGCCGCGCGAACGGCGACTCCACGCTCAACGCCGTCGACCGCTCGGTGCGCCTCCGCTTGAAGTGGGACGACACGAAGCTCGCGGACGGCCTCTCCAACGCGCTCGCGTTCGTGATCATGCCCGCGGCCGGGATCGGCCTCCCCGCCACCGCGGCGGCGCACGACGATCACTTGCAGTACGCACCGATCGACACGCTCCTCATCGCCGAGGCCACGATCCTCGCCGCCGATCTCAACCAGCTCGTGAAGTTCGTCTTCGTGCGCGAGCGCCCGTTCGTGCACTACCTCCCGCACCTGCCCGACGGCATCCAGGGCCTCGGCGACAGCCCGTCCGACGCGAACCTCTCCTTTTACTCCGGCCACACGAACCTCGCGTTCGCGCTCGCGGCGTCGAGCGGCACCGTCGCGTTCCTGCGCGGCTACCGCCTCGCGCCGCTCGTCCTCGGCGTGCAGCTCGCGAGCGCGTTCACGGTCGGCTACCTCCGCATCGCCGCCGACAAGCACTACCTCTCCGACGTGATGGTCGGCGCCGTGGTCGGGAGCCTCGTCGGCGCGTTCGTGCCTCTCCTCTTCCATGGCCGGTCCTCGGCCGTGCCGGAGAGCGCCGTCGCCCCAACATCGCAGCGCCTCGGCATCGGCAGCATGCCGGTTCAGCTCACGCTGCCATGGTAAGCTCGAGGGGATGCGCAAACGACCGAGCTGATGAAGAACGAGCTCGACTTCACCGCGACCGCGATCGCCTCCGTCGGCAAGACCTTCGGCCGCACCGTCGGCGTCGACCCCGCCGTGCTCGACGACCAGATCACGAAGGGGAAGGTCATCCCCGGCGCGCTGGTCTGATCAGGGGACCGGCCACGTCGCGGGCGCGCCGGCGTCGCCGCGCGAGGGGCGCGAGTGGAACAGCGCCTCGAGCTTTCCGCCGCGCGGGCCCGTGAACCAGACGTCGTCGTCGTCGATCGCGACGAGCGTGCTCACGCGCTTCGCGTCGTCCGGCAGCGGGATGCCGGTCAGCGTCAGCCGATCGTTCACGAGCGAGACGCGCACGAGCTCGTCGCCCATCGCGACGACGAGCGAGCCCGAGCGCGTCGCGCTCACCGGCGCGACGCGGCTCGGCGCGATCTTCGTCCACGCGATCGTGTCGCCGCGGAGGCGTCCGACCTCGGTGCCGTCGTCGCCTTCGTGATGCAGCATGCACTCTCCGCCGGGGCCGCGGTACACGTGCGCGTCGCGGTGCTCGAGGTCGAGCCGCGTCGTCTTCCTCGTCCCGTCGATGCTCGAGCTCCACACCACGAGCTCGGAGCGCCCGCAGATGCGGTCGTCGATGAACGTGACGTCGTCGGAGAGCCGGTGCGCGGGCGGGAGCTTCGGGAGGGCCGCGCTGCTGGCATCGGTGGCGCCGGGGGCGACGAGCCAGCCGAGGGAGCGCTCTTCGCCGTCGAGGAAGAGCGCGGCCGAGCCGCCGCCGAGGAGGCCCATCGTGAGGATGTGCCCGGTGCGGCTCGTCGTCTCGCGCGGCGTGACGCGGAGGGTGGTGGTCGCGGTCGAGATCCACACGTCGTCGATGCCGGTGCCGCCGATGAACATCGGCTGCTCGTCGAGCGGCCGCATCGGCGGCGGGATCCGCGCGATGACGTCGACGCGCTCGTGGCGCGCGCCGATCGCGGAGAGCGTCCACTTGTTCGGCCCGTACTGCGCGACCGCGATCGCGTCCCCGAGCGGGTACGCGTTCGGCGTCACGCCGTCGGCGAACGTCGCGACGAGCACGAAGGGCGACGTCTCGCTCGGGCGCGCGATCGGGAGCTCGTCGCGCACGCTCGCGACCGGCGGCGGGGCCGCCGCTTCGGGGACGGCGTCGACGACGGGCGCGGGCTTCTTGCATGCAGCGAGCACGAGGAGGACAGCGGTAACGTTGCGCGTCACGTCCTACGAATAGCGCAGTCCGTCAGAACGCGTAGCGAAGGCCGGCCTGGCCGCCGAGGGTGGGGAGCACGACGTTGACGTCCCCGCGCGCCGCGACGAACGGCGTGAAGCCGCCCAGCGTGAAGAGCTCGAAGGCGAGAGTGGCGTGGAGACCGACGTACGACTTGTTCGCAGACTCGGTCGATCCGCCGAGTCGCGACAACCAGATCGACCCCGCGTCGAGCCCACCGCCGAGGTGGAAGCGCCACAGCACGATCTCCCCCGTGACACCGAGCGCGAGGCGGCGAACGCCGACGCCGAGCGCGGTGGAGAGCGCGTCGTACGTCAGCTCGCCAACCCCGTCCGCGCCGCCCCACCATCGCCGGATCCCCGCGCCGACTCCGAGACCGAAGGCGGACCCCGTCACCTCGGTGTCGAAGAGGCTGCTCCGCGCGTAGCCCCCGCTCGCGCGCACGATGACGGGCGGCCGCTTCGCGGGTAGCTCCTCCGCGCGCGGCTCCTCCGCGCTCGGCTCCTCCGCGCGCGCCGTCGCGCTCGTGACGGCGACGAGCGCGGCGGCGGCGAGGACGACGAGCCGCTTCACGGGCACACCGGTTCGTGCGACGAGGGCTCACGCCAGCCCTCGGGCGAGTCGATCGAGCTCCGCGACACGGAGACGTACGGCGCCGCCACCTGCGCGCGCGCGCAGACACCGGAGTCGCGGAGCGTCTCGCAAGTCGAGCCGAGGATGCAGAGGCTCTCGTCGACCCCGAACGCAGGCTCGGTCGTGACCGTCGTCGAGAAGTCGCAACCAGAGGTGCTCTCCTCGCTCAGGTACGTGCAGTGCACCACGCCAGCGACGAACCCCGGACAGCACTCGAGGAGCCTCCCGATCGCCTCCTCACAACGAAAGACATCGGACCGAAAATTGTCGTCATCGACCTCACGCGCCCGCGCGCTCCGCACGCTCAGGAGCAAGGCAAGGAGCAAGAGAAGAGGCAGCCTTCGCATCGCCCCAACATGATGCGCGGCGCACGAACCACAACTGACGCCGCCTGACACCGGACCACCGCCACGTTGCGCAACCGGGCGCGCCCTACGCCTCGAGATCAGCCCGAAGCCCCCGCGATCCATGATCGAGATCGCGCGCGAAATCCGGCCAAATTCGGAGTTGCGTACAACGTGGGTCTGATCTGGATCCACCGGCACGGCGGCTGCTCTCTCCACCGCCGATGACGATGCGTACGGTGCTCCTTGGTTGCCTCCTCCTCCTCACGATGATCGGCTGCGCGCCCGTCGCGCTCGACGACGAGGAGCGCGGGAGCACGAGCTCCAACCAGTTCTTCGTGAACGCCTCGCGGCGCGACCCGACCGCGCTCGAGGCGTCCCGCGTCGGGCGGGTCAACCCGGGGTGCGCCGCGTTCTTCCTCGAGAACGACGTGAACAAGACGTTCCTGATGACGGCGCGCCACTGCTTCGACTTCGACACCGAGGCGTGGTGCGCGACCGACGGCGAGATCGTTCAGGAGAACGGGACCCGCGGCCAGTGCACGCGCGTCGTCGTGGAGGACGACTCGCACGACCTCGTCGTGTTCGAGGCCGACATGAAGCACGCGGCCAAGGGGAGCACCACGCTCCGCCTCGCCTCGTACGCCCCGCGCGCGCGGACGCGCCTCACGATGATCGGCTACCCCGCGGACGCCGATCCGGACTCCGCGCGCCTCGGCGCCATCACGACGACGGAGAACTGCTGGACCCTCGGCTCCCGGATCCCGAGCTTGTACAGCGACCCTCGCTTGAACGACATGACGCTGCGCCACAACTGCTCGACCTACGGCGGCAACAGCGGCGGCCCGATGTACGTCGAGGGCACGCGCGACGTCGTGGGCCTGCCGTACACCTACATTCCCGACGACTACACTCGCCGCGAGGCGAACGACGAGACGACCGCGGCGCGCCTCGCGCTCACCTGGGACTTCGTGAACGTCTACTTCGACGTGCTCACCGCGGAAGGGATCACGATCGTGGAGACCGGCGCGGCGGCGGCGGAAGACCAGGCCGCCGGCTGAGTGGGGCGCCGAGAACACGAAGGCCCCGCGAGCGTGTGCCCGCGAGGCCTTCGGAGGTGCGTGGCGCCGGGCGGCTACTTCTTGCCGGCGACCTTGGACTTCTTGTCGCCCTGGTGGCCGTGGAAGGTGCGCGTGGGGGCGAACTCGCCGAGCTTGTGGCCGACCATGTTCTCCGTGACGAAGACCGGCACGAACTTGCGGCCGTTGTGGACCGCGAACGTGAGGCCGACCGCCTCCGGCGTGATGGTGGAGCGGCGCGACCAGGTCTTGATCACCTTCTTGGACTGCGTCGCCTGCGCGGCGGCGATCTTCTCCATGAGGTGGCCGTCGATGAAGGGGCCCTTCTTGATTGAACGAGGCATTGTCTTCTTTCCCTTGTCGCTTACTTCTGGCCGCGGCGCTTGATGATCATCGAGTCAGTGCGCTTGTTGTTGCGCGTCTTCTGACCCTTCGAGAGCTGGCCCCACGGCGAGCATGGATGCCGGCCGCCGGAGGTACGACCCTCGCCGCCGCCCATCGGGTGGTCGACCGGGTTCATCGTGACGCCGCGCTGGTGCGGGCGCTTGCCGAGCCAGCGAACGCGGCCGGCCTTGCCGAGCGAGATGTTCGCGTGCTCGATGTTCGAGACCTGGCCGATCGTCGACTGGCAGTCCTGATGGATCTTGCGGACCTCGCCCGACGGCATGCGGACCTGCGCGTAGTCGCCGTCCTTCGCCATCAGCACCGCGCCGGTGCCGGCGGAGCGGACGAGCTGCGCGCCCTTGCCCTTGCGCATCTCGAGGTTGTGGATCGTCGTGCCGAGCGGGATGTAGCGCAGCGGCATCGAGTTGCCGGGCTTGATGTCCGCGTTGCGGCTCGCGATGACCTTGTCACCGACGGTGAGGCCGTCGGGGCAGAGGATGTAGCGCTTCTCGCCGTCCGCGTAGTTGACGAGCGCGATGCGCGCGGTGCGGTTCGGGTCGTACTCGACCTGCGCGACGGTGCCGGGGATGCCGATCTTGTCGCGGCGCCAGTCGATGATGCGGTAGCGCTGCTTGTGGCCGCCGCCGCGGAAGCGGCTCGTGATGCGGCCGTGCGTGTTGCGCCCGCCGGTCGACGTCTGGTGCTCCGTGAGTGAACGCTCCGGCTTCGCGCCCTTGGTGAGCTCCTTGAAGTCGTAGCCCGAGTAGTAACGACGCGCGGGGCTCGTCGGCTTGTATTGCTTGATTCCCATGATCAGCTCTCGCTCTGCTCGGCGAAGAAGTCGATGTTCTCGCCCTCGGCGAGCGTGACGACGGCCTTCTTCCAGTTCTGCATCTTGGCGTAGCCACGGCCCATGCGGCGATCCTTGCCGCGATAGAGCATGGTGTTCACGCTCTTCACCTTCACGGAGAAGAGCTGCTGAACGGCCTCCTTGATCTGGACCTTGTTCGCGTCCCGGAGGACCTCGAACACGACCTGGTTCTTCGCACGGAGCGTGTTGCTCTTCTCCGTGAGGAAGATCGGCTTGCGGATGACGGATTCGGGGGTCATGGTCAGCCTGCCTTCTTCTCGCCGTCCGCCTTCTTGAGGCAGCGGCTCTCGAGCGCCTTCGCCGCGTCCTTCGAGAGGACGAGGGTGTCGTGGCGGAGGAGGTCGTAAACGTTCACGCCCTCGGGGGGCAGGAACTGGTGGTCCGCACAGTTGCGGATCGAGAGGCGGAGGTTCTCGTTCGCCGCGACGTCGACGACGAGCGCCTTCTTCTCCGTCTTCAGCGTGGAGAGCGTCGCGAGGAGGGCCTTCGTCTTGATCTCGCCGAGCTCGAAGCGGTCGACGATGACGAGGCGGCCTTCCTTGTTGAACTTCGAGAGCGCCGACACGAGCGCGCCGAGGCGGACCTGGCGCGGCGGACGGTAGGACCAGTCGCGGTTGCGCGGCGGGTGCGCCTGGCCGCCACCGACGAAGGTGGGGGCGCGCTTCGAGCCATGCCGCGCGTTGCCGGTGCCCTTCTGCTTGTAGAGCTTCTTCGTCGAGCCCGAGACCGCGGAGCGGTTCTTCGCCGTCGCGGAGCCCTGGCGCTTGCTCGCGAGCTGCGCCTTCACTACCTCGTAGAAGAGGTGCTCCTTGACCTCGGCGCCGAACACTTCGTCGGAGAGGTCGACGGTGCCGACCTTCTCGCGCTTCAGGTTGAAAACATCAACGGTTGCCATGATTCGCTCCTGCTCAGCGCGGGGACTTGATCTCGACGTCGACGCCGGCAGAGAGATCGAGCTTCATCAGCGCGTCGAGGGTCTGCTGGGTCGGCTCGAGGATGTCGAGGAGGCGCTTGTGCGTCCGGACCTCGAACTGCTCGCGCGACTTCTTGTCGACGTGCGGTCCGCGGAGGACGGTGTAGCGCGAGATGTGCGTCGGCAGCGGGATCGGGCCCGCGACGCGAGCCCCCGTGCGCTTCGCCGTCTCGACGATGTCGTTGGCCGACTTGTCGAGGAGCTGGTGGTCGAACGCCCGGAGGCGGATACGGATCGTGGTAGCGGAAGCCATGATTCTGGTCCTTACTCGAGGATCTTGGTGACGATGCCGGCGCCGACGGTGCGGCCGCCCTCACGGATCGCGAAGCGCATCTGCTCCTCGATGCCGACCGGGGTGATGAGCTCGATCGTCATCGTGACGTTGTCGCCCGGCATGACCATCTTCGTCCCCTCGGGGAGCTGGCACGTGCCGGTCACGTCCGTCGTCCGCATGTAGAACTGCGGGCGGTAGTTCGTGAAGAACGGCGTGTGGCGGCCGCCCTCCTCCTTCTTCAGGACGTAGACCTCGCCCATGAACTTCTTGTGCGGCGTCACCGTGCCCGGCTTGCACAGGATCTGACCGCGCTCCACGTCGTCCTTCTCGATGCCGCGGAGGAGCACGCCGATGTTGTCACCCGCGCGGCCCTCGTCGAGCAGCTTGCGGAACATCTCGACGCCCGTAACGGTGGTCTTCCGCGTCTCGCGGAAGCCGAGGATCTCCACCTCTTCGCCCGTCTTCACCACCCCGCGCTCGACGCGGCCCGTCACGACCGTGCCGCGGCCCTTGATCGAGAACACGTCCTCGATCGCCATCAGGAACGGCTTGTCGATGTCGCGCACCGGATCCGGGATCTGCGTGTCGAGCGCCGCGATGAGGTCGCCGATCGAGTTCTCCCACTTCTCTTCGCCGTTGAGCGCCGGGAACGCCGCCACCTGCACGACCTTCGCGTTGTCGCCGTCGAACTTGTTCTTCGAGAGGAGCTCGCGCACCTCCATCTCGACCAGCTCCAGCATCTCCTTGTCCTCCACCGCGTCGCACTTGTTCAGCGCGACCACGATGTGCTGGAGACCGACCTGCCGCGCGAGGAGAACGTGCTCGCGCGTCTGCGGCATGACCGAGTCGAGCGCGCTCACGACGAGGATCGCCCCGTCCATCTGCGCCGCGCCCGTGATCATGTTCTTGATGTAGTCCGCGTGGCCCGGGCAATCGACGTGCGCGTAGTGCCGCGTCGGCGACTCGTACTCGACGTGCGACACCGCGATCGTCACCGTCTTCGTCGCGTCGCGGACCGTACCGCCCTTCGCGATGTCCGCGTAGCTGATGACCTTCGCGAGGCCCTTCTTCGACTGGACCTTCACGAGGGCAGCCGTGAGCGTCGTCTTGCCGTGGTCGATGTGACCGATCGTGCCGACGTTGACGTGGGGCTTCGTACGATTGAATTTTTCCTTGGCCATCTCTTTATCCTTGGACTCGTTTAGGCGGTGCCCTTGACCTTCGCGACGACCTCTTCCTGGATCGCGGCGGGGACGGGGGCGTAGTGCGAGAAGTGGAGTGACGACGTCGCGCGGCCCTGCGTGAGGCTGCGGAGGTCGGTGACGTAACCGAACATCGACGCGAGCGGGACCTCGGAGTCGATGACCTGCGCGTTGCCGCGCTGGCTCATGCCGAGGATCTTGCCGCGCCGCGAGTTGAGGTCGCCGATGACGTCGCCCATGTACTGCTCGGGGACGACGACCTCGTTCTTCATGATCGGCTCGAGCAGGTGGAGCTGAGCCTTCTTCGCGCCCTCCTGGAAGCAGAGGGAGGCCGCGATCTCGAACGCCGCCGCGCTCGAGTCGACGTCGTGGTAGCTGCCGTCGGTGACGGTCGCCTTCATGTCGACGAGGGGGAACCCCGCGAGGACGCCGCGCGCCATCGCGTCCTTCACGCCCTTCTCGATCGCGGGGATGAACTCCTTCGGGATCACGCCGCCGACGATGCCGTTCTCGAAGACGAAGCCGGTGCCGCGCTCGCCGGGCTCGATCGTCATGATGACGTGGCCGTACTGGCCGCGGCCGCCCGACTGCTTCGCGTACTTGTACTCGCAGGGGACCTTCTTGCCGATCGCCTCGCGGTATGCGACCTCGGGCTTGCCGACGTTCGACTCGACCTTGAACTCGCGGCGGAGGCGGTCGCAGATGATGTCGAGGTGGAGCTCGCCCATGCCGCTGATGATGGTCTGGCCCGACTCCTCGTCGGTGTGGACGCGGAAGGAGGGGTCCTCCGTCGCGAGCTTCTGGAGCGCGACGCCGAGCTTCTCGACGTCGGCCTTGGTCTTCGGCTCGACCGCGATGCTGATGACGGGCTCCGGGAAGATCATCTTCTCGAGGAGGATGGGCTTCTTCTCGTCG encodes:
- the tuf gene encoding elongation factor Tu, which encodes MAKEKFNRTKPHVNVGTIGHIDHGKTTLTAALVKVQSKKGLAKVISYADIAKGGTVRDATKTVTIAVSHVEYESPTRHYAHVDCPGHADYIKNMITGAAQMDGAILVVSALDSVMPQTREHVLLARQVGLQHIVVALNKCDAVEDKEMLELVEMEVRELLSKNKFDGDNAKVVQVAAFPALNGEEKWENSIGDLIAALDTQIPDPVRDIDKPFLMAIEDVFSIKGRGTVVTGRVERGVVKTGEEVEILGFRETRKTTVTGVEMFRKLLDEGRAGDNIGVLLRGIEKDDVERGQILCKPGTVTPHKKFMGEVYVLKKEEGGRHTPFFTNYRPQFYMRTTDVTGTCQLPEGTKMVMPGDNVTMTIELITPVGIEEQMRFAIREGGRTVGAGIVTKILE